One Yimella lutea DNA window includes the following coding sequences:
- a CDS encoding pyridoxal phosphate-dependent decarboxylase family protein, with the protein MHRFDEKTQQLSDAIAAYADNRLKLNPVPLDGVATPQELQELVGQTITREGMGGLPALELFTERLAPKCLSIDHPRYLSFIPSAPTREAAMFDLVVGASALYAGSWLEGSGAVYAENQALRWIADLVGLPPTAGGQFVQGGTIGNLSALVAARDTARALTDKRPYRVAATFGSHSSIETACKVMDAELVKVPVDDWQLTGEKLREVLEENGPDTFFAVVATAGTTNFGIIDDIDSVADVCDEYGIWLHVDGAYGGAGLAAPSVREKYDGIERCNSFIVDPHKWFFAPFDCCALIYREPMLGRAAHTQHASYLDVLTGSTDWNPSDFSIGLTRRARGLPFWFSLVVNGTDAYTEAIERTLEVARFANEEIKKRPYVELVREGSLTVVVFRRLGWSAADYQRWSDDLLEREEAFVVPTSHEGETLARFAIVNPLTSEDDITAILDTMA; encoded by the coding sequence GTGCACCGGTTCGACGAGAAGACCCAGCAATTGAGCGACGCCATCGCGGCGTACGCCGACAACCGACTCAAGCTGAACCCGGTTCCGCTGGACGGGGTCGCGACCCCGCAGGAGCTTCAGGAGCTCGTGGGCCAGACGATCACCCGCGAGGGCATGGGCGGACTGCCCGCGCTGGAACTGTTCACCGAGCGGCTCGCGCCGAAGTGCCTGTCGATCGACCACCCACGCTATCTGTCGTTCATTCCTTCGGCGCCGACGCGCGAGGCAGCCATGTTCGACCTCGTCGTCGGTGCGTCCGCGCTCTACGCCGGTTCGTGGCTCGAGGGCTCGGGTGCGGTGTACGCCGAGAACCAAGCGCTGCGCTGGATTGCCGATCTCGTGGGCCTGCCCCCGACCGCCGGCGGTCAGTTCGTCCAGGGCGGCACGATCGGCAACCTCTCCGCCCTCGTCGCGGCGCGAGACACCGCCCGCGCGCTCACCGACAAGCGTCCGTACCGCGTTGCAGCCACCTTCGGCTCACACTCCTCGATCGAGACCGCGTGCAAGGTGATGGACGCCGAACTGGTCAAGGTGCCGGTCGACGACTGGCAGCTGACCGGCGAAAAGTTGCGAGAAGTGTTGGAGGAGAACGGTCCTGACACCTTCTTCGCCGTCGTCGCCACGGCCGGCACGACGAACTTCGGCATCATCGACGACATCGACTCCGTCGCGGACGTGTGCGATGAGTACGGCATCTGGCTGCACGTCGACGGTGCCTACGGCGGCGCCGGGTTGGCGGCGCCGAGCGTCCGGGAGAAGTACGACGGCATCGAACGCTGCAACTCCTTCATCGTCGACCCGCACAAGTGGTTCTTCGCGCCGTTCGACTGCTGTGCGCTGATCTACCGCGAACCCATGCTCGGACGAGCCGCGCACACCCAACACGCCTCCTACTTGGACGTGCTCACCGGCTCCACCGATTGGAACCCCTCCGACTTCTCCATCGGCCTCACTCGTCGCGCTCGCGGCCTGCCGTTCTGGTTCTCGCTCGTGGTCAACGGCACGGACGCCTACACCGAGGCCATCGAGCGCACTCTCGAGGTGGCGCGGTTCGCCAACGAGGAGATCAAGAAGCGGCCGTACGTCGAACTCGTGCGCGAGGGTTCGCTCACCGTCGTGGTGTTCCGGCGCCTCGGCTGGTCGGCCGCCGACTACCAGCGCTGGTCGGACGACCTGCTGGAGCGCGAGGAGGCGTTCGTGGTGCCGACCTCGCACGAGGGCGAGACCCTCGCCCGGTTCGCGATCGTCAACCCCCTCACCAGTGAGGACGACATCACCGCGATCCTCGACACCATGGCCTGA